The following are encoded together in the Streptomyces flavofungini genome:
- a CDS encoding phosphocholine-specific phospholipase C, which yields MPELNRRRFLQLAGGTAAFAALNESIARAASLPAKRRTGTIKDVEHVVVLMQENRSFDHYFGTMKGVRGFGDPRPVTLPSGKPVWHQQGGGKEVLPFHPDADDLGMQFIAGLDHDWAGGHRAFNNGAYDQWIPAKSERTMAYLERGDIPFHYALADAFTICDDYHCSFIGATDPNRYYMLTGHVGNDGKGGGPVLGNQELGYDWTTYAERLEQAGVSWKVYQDIGDGLDAAGKWGWIDDAYRGNYGDNSLLYFNKYRNAKPGDPLYDKARTGTNAKAGDGYFDILKADVQADRLPQVSYIAAPEAFCEHPNWPVNYGAWYIAQILDALTSNPAVWGKTALFLTYDENDGYFDHVVPPYVPKDADQGLSTVDTELDHFPGNASYAAGHYGLGQRVPMIVISPWSTGGFVNSEVFDHTSIIRFMEKRFGVTEPNISPWRRAICGDLTSAFDFGGKDTDPAELPDTAAYEPPDHERHPDYFPKPPASPALPKQERGSRPARALPYAPLVDGRADTAAGKFTLTFGGGDQAGVCFHVRSGNRADGPWTYTTGAGRTISDTWNSAYSGGSHDLSVFGPNGFLRTFKGPGRTAGPEVTARHDKETGNIKLTMTNAGAADCALTVTNAYGGRKETFKVKPGATVQHTVDLRASKRWYDLTVVSDTTAGFLRRFAGHVENGQAGVSDPAIATV from the coding sequence ATGCCAGAACTGAACCGGCGTCGCTTCCTGCAACTGGCCGGTGGCACCGCCGCCTTCGCCGCGCTGAACGAGAGCATCGCCCGCGCGGCCTCGCTGCCCGCGAAGCGACGCACCGGCACCATCAAGGACGTCGAGCACGTCGTGGTCCTGATGCAGGAGAATCGTTCCTTTGACCATTATTTCGGGACGATGAAGGGCGTACGCGGCTTCGGCGACCCGCGGCCGGTCACGCTGCCCAGCGGCAAACCGGTCTGGCACCAGCAGGGCGGCGGCAAGGAGGTGCTGCCCTTCCACCCGGACGCCGACGACCTCGGCATGCAGTTCATCGCGGGCCTCGACCACGACTGGGCGGGCGGCCACCGGGCGTTCAACAACGGCGCGTACGACCAGTGGATCCCCGCGAAGAGCGAGCGGACCATGGCGTACCTGGAACGGGGCGACATCCCCTTCCACTACGCGCTCGCCGACGCCTTCACCATCTGCGACGACTACCACTGCTCGTTCATCGGGGCCACCGACCCCAACCGCTACTACATGCTGACGGGCCACGTCGGCAACGACGGCAAGGGCGGCGGCCCGGTCCTCGGCAACCAGGAGCTGGGCTACGACTGGACGACGTACGCCGAGCGCCTGGAGCAGGCGGGCGTCTCCTGGAAGGTCTACCAGGACATCGGCGACGGCCTGGACGCCGCGGGCAAGTGGGGCTGGATCGACGACGCCTACCGCGGCAACTACGGCGACAACTCGCTCCTGTACTTCAACAAGTACCGGAACGCCAAGCCCGGCGACCCGCTCTACGACAAGGCCCGCACCGGCACCAACGCCAAGGCGGGCGACGGCTACTTCGACATCCTGAAGGCCGACGTGCAGGCGGACCGGCTGCCGCAGGTGTCCTACATCGCCGCGCCCGAGGCGTTCTGCGAGCACCCGAACTGGCCGGTGAACTACGGCGCCTGGTACATCGCGCAGATCCTGGACGCGCTCACCTCCAACCCGGCGGTCTGGGGGAAGACGGCGCTGTTCCTCACGTACGACGAGAACGACGGCTACTTCGACCACGTCGTGCCGCCGTACGTCCCGAAGGACGCCGACCAGGGCCTGTCGACGGTGGACACCGAGCTCGACCACTTCCCGGGCAACGCCTCCTACGCGGCCGGGCACTACGGCCTCGGGCAGCGCGTCCCGATGATCGTGATCTCGCCGTGGAGCACCGGCGGGTTCGTGAACTCCGAGGTCTTCGACCACACGTCGATCATCCGGTTCATGGAGAAGCGCTTCGGCGTCACCGAGCCCAACATCTCGCCGTGGCGCCGCGCGATCTGCGGCGACCTCACCTCCGCCTTCGACTTCGGCGGCAAGGACACCGACCCGGCCGAGCTGCCCGACACGGCCGCCTACGAGCCGCCGGACCACGAGCGCCACCCCGACTACTTCCCCAAGCCGCCCGCGAGCCCCGCGCTGCCCAAGCAGGAGCGCGGCTCGCGGCCCGCGCGCGCCCTGCCCTACGCCCCGCTGGTGGACGGCCGCGCGGACACGGCCGCCGGGAAGTTCACCCTCACCTTCGGCGGCGGCGACCAGGCGGGCGTCTGCTTCCACGTCCGCTCCGGCAACCGCGCCGACGGCCCCTGGACGTACACCACGGGCGCGGGCAGGACGATCTCCGACACCTGGAACTCGGCGTACTCCGGCGGCAGCCACGACCTGAGCGTGTTCGGCCCGAACGGCTTCCTGCGCACCTTCAAGGGCCCGGGCAGGACCGCGGGCCCCGAGGTCACCGCCCGCCACGACAAGGAGACCGGCAACATCAAGCTGACCATGACCAACGCGGGCGCCGCCGACTGCGCCCTCACGGTGACCAACGCCTACGGCGGCCGCAAGGAGACCTTCAAGGTCAAGCCGGGCGCCACCGTCCAGCACACCGTGGACCTGCGCGCCAGCAAGCGCTGGTACGACCTGACCGTCGTGTCCGACACCACCGCCGGCTTCCTGCGGCGGTTCGCCGGGCACGTGGAGAACGGGCAGGCGGGGGTCAGCGACCCGGCGATCGCCACGGTCTGA
- a CDS encoding NADP-dependent oxidoreductase encodes MAKAYVFTRHGGPEVEALIDREPPEPGPGQLLIAVRAAGVNPVDHKLRSGYRRPGQAPAELPEVLGSEAAGVVARTGPGVEGFAVGDAVFGSTLTGGYAAYTLLPVAVAARKPEGLSFAEAATLPVAAATAYDGVRQLALPAGATLLVTGAGGGVGGNAVRLARHLGLRVVGTASEGKKDVVESLGAVHVAPGPDLVERIRAVAPDGVDGVFDLVGGEHLRTVAELVADRTKLITAGGKQIVTELGGSPVARARDAATLDAVAELAAAGVLRPHITATYPLDRAGEALRAVETGHALGKVVIEVDA; translated from the coding sequence ATGGCCAAGGCGTACGTATTCACCCGGCACGGCGGCCCCGAGGTCGAGGCCCTGATCGACCGTGAGCCGCCCGAGCCGGGCCCGGGGCAGTTGCTGATCGCGGTGCGGGCCGCGGGCGTCAACCCCGTCGACCACAAGCTGCGCTCCGGCTACCGCAGGCCCGGGCAGGCACCCGCCGAACTGCCCGAGGTGCTCGGCAGCGAGGCCGCGGGCGTGGTGGCGCGGACCGGCCCCGGCGTCGAGGGGTTCGCCGTGGGGGACGCGGTGTTCGGGTCCACGCTCACCGGCGGGTACGCCGCGTACACGCTGCTGCCGGTGGCCGTCGCCGCGCGCAAGCCGGAGGGCCTGTCGTTCGCGGAGGCGGCGACGCTGCCGGTCGCCGCGGCCACCGCCTACGACGGGGTGCGTCAGCTCGCGCTGCCCGCCGGGGCGACGCTGCTCGTCACCGGCGCCGGGGGCGGCGTGGGCGGGAACGCGGTGCGCCTCGCCCGCCATCTGGGCCTGCGTGTCGTCGGTACGGCGAGCGAGGGCAAGAAGGACGTCGTCGAGTCGCTGGGCGCGGTCCATGTGGCGCCGGGCCCCGACCTGGTGGAGCGGATCCGCGCGGTGGCCCCGGACGGCGTCGACGGCGTCTTCGACCTGGTCGGCGGGGAGCACTTGCGGACGGTGGCGGAGCTGGTGGCCGACCGCACGAAGCTGATCACGGCCGGCGGGAAGCAGATCGTGACCGAGCTCGGCGGCTCCCCCGTGGCCCGGGCACGGGACGCCGCCACGCTCGACGCGGTGGCCGAACTCGCCGCCGCCGGCGTGCTCCGGCCGCACATCACGGCGACGTACCCGCTGGACCGGGCGGGCGAGGCGCTGCGCGCGGTGGAGACCGGCCACGCGCTCGGCAAGGTGGTGATCGAGGTCGACGCGTGA
- a CDS encoding FBP domain-containing protein — translation MRALGDKEIRASFVNCSKGEARRLTLPVGFAETPWPDLDFLGWRDPKAPDRGYIVAERDDELVGIALRASTGARRSMLKSSICSVCVTPQAGSGIALLVAPRAGEAGRQGNSVGLYVCADLACSLYVRGKKSSALARRFDESLTPQEQNERTVRNLNGFLDQVLGRA, via the coding sequence ATGCGTGCCCTTGGTGACAAAGAAATCCGTGCGTCGTTCGTGAACTGCTCGAAGGGCGAGGCCCGGCGTCTGACGCTGCCCGTGGGCTTCGCCGAGACGCCCTGGCCCGACCTGGACTTCCTGGGCTGGCGTGACCCCAAGGCGCCGGACCGCGGCTACATCGTCGCCGAGCGGGACGACGAGCTCGTCGGCATCGCCCTGCGCGCCTCCACGGGAGCCCGCCGCTCCATGCTGAAGTCCAGCATCTGCTCGGTGTGCGTGACGCCGCAGGCCGGTTCGGGCATCGCGCTGCTCGTCGCGCCCCGCGCGGGCGAGGCGGGCCGCCAGGGCAACTCGGTCGGCCTGTACGTCTGCGCGGACCTGGCCTGCTCCCTCTACGTACGCGGCAAGAAGTCGTCGGCGCTGGCCCGCCGCTTCGACGAGAGCCTCACCCCGCAGGAGCAGAACGAGCGCACGGTCCGCAACCTGAACGGCTTCCTGGACCAGGTGCTCGGCCGCGCCTAG
- a CDS encoding (2Fe-2S) ferredoxin domain-containing protein — protein MPPAASSAPAAPRPCTLVVCRGCCCGDPGKHPGTDHVGQLARLRAAADASGGRFAVRTSDCLGPCGQANIVVVQPSRTGRAHGGRPAWVGFALDDASLDDILTWAEAGGPGLAEPPDALTLQLVDPRQA, from the coding sequence CTGCCCCCGGCGGCATCATCGGCCCCGGCGGCCCCTCGTCCCTGCACGCTCGTCGTGTGCCGGGGCTGCTGCTGCGGCGACCCGGGCAAGCACCCCGGCACGGACCACGTGGGCCAGTTGGCGCGGCTGCGGGCGGCGGCGGACGCGTCCGGGGGCCGGTTCGCGGTGCGCACCAGCGACTGCCTCGGCCCCTGCGGCCAGGCCAACATCGTGGTGGTGCAGCCCTCCCGCACGGGCCGCGCGCACGGCGGCCGCCCGGCCTGGGTGGGCTTCGCCCTGGACGACGCCTCCCTCGACGACATCCTCACCTGGGCGGAGGCGGGCGGGCCCGGCCTCGCCGAACCACCGGACGCCCTGACCCTGCAACTGGTCGACCCCCGGCAGGCCTAG
- a CDS encoding 6-phospho-beta-glucosidase: MRLAILGGGGFRVPLVYRALLGDRAEGRVTEVVLHDVDGARAGAIARVLADQAAGVVDAPAVRVTADLDEALRGADFVFSAIRVGGLEGRAADERVALAEGVLGQETVGAGGIAYGLRTVPVAVDIARRVRRLAPEAWVINFTNPAGLVTEAMARHIGDRAIGICDSPVGLGRRVAGLLDVPPGRARLDYVGLNHLGWLSGLEVDGQDLLPRLLGDHALLESFEEGKLFGADWLQSLGVIPNEYLHYYYFNRETVRAYRMAEQTRGAFLRDQQARFYEAMRSPETPAFQAWDATRAEREATYMAHNREAAGAGERAPEDMESGGYEQVALALMRAIARDERATLILNVRNRTTLPELDSDAVIEVPCTVDASGPHPAAVSPLPGHATGLVCAVKAVEREVLAAADSGSRATAFKAFALHPLVDSVSVARRLVDGYRQAHPGLAYLT, encoded by the coding sequence GTGAGGCTGGCAATTCTGGGCGGCGGCGGATTCCGTGTGCCCCTCGTGTACCGGGCGCTGCTCGGCGACCGCGCCGAGGGCCGTGTCACCGAGGTCGTCCTGCACGACGTGGACGGCGCCCGTGCCGGGGCCATCGCCCGCGTCCTCGCCGACCAGGCCGCCGGGGTGGTGGACGCGCCCGCGGTGCGCGTCACCGCCGACCTCGACGAGGCGCTGCGCGGCGCCGACTTCGTGTTCTCCGCGATCCGCGTCGGCGGCCTGGAAGGGCGCGCCGCCGACGAGCGGGTGGCCCTCGCCGAGGGGGTCCTCGGGCAGGAGACGGTCGGCGCGGGCGGCATCGCGTACGGGCTGCGGACGGTGCCCGTCGCCGTCGACATCGCCCGCCGCGTGCGGCGGCTCGCGCCCGAGGCGTGGGTCATCAACTTCACCAACCCGGCGGGCCTGGTGACCGAGGCGATGGCCCGCCACATCGGCGACCGCGCCATCGGCATCTGCGACTCGCCCGTGGGCCTCGGCCGCCGCGTAGCGGGGCTGCTCGACGTACCGCCCGGCCGGGCGCGGCTCGACTACGTGGGCCTGAACCACCTGGGCTGGCTGAGCGGCCTGGAGGTCGACGGGCAGGACCTGCTGCCCCGGCTGCTCGGCGACCACGCCCTCCTGGAGTCCTTCGAGGAGGGCAAGCTCTTCGGCGCCGACTGGCTGCAGTCGCTCGGCGTGATCCCCAACGAGTACCTGCACTACTACTACTTCAACCGGGAGACCGTCCGCGCCTACCGGATGGCCGAGCAGACCCGCGGCGCGTTCCTGCGCGACCAGCAGGCCCGCTTCTACGAGGCGATGCGGAGCCCCGAGACCCCCGCGTTCCAGGCCTGGGACGCCACCCGCGCCGAGCGCGAGGCGACGTACATGGCACACAACCGCGAGGCCGCGGGCGCCGGGGAACGCGCCCCCGAGGACATGGAGTCCGGCGGCTACGAACAAGTCGCCCTCGCGCTGATGCGGGCCATCGCCCGCGACGAACGCGCGACGCTGATCCTCAACGTCCGCAACCGCACGACGCTGCCCGAGCTCGACTCGGACGCCGTCATCGAGGTGCCGTGCACGGTGGACGCGTCCGGGCCGCACCCGGCGGCCGTGTCGCCGCTGCCGGGGCACGCCACGGGCCTGGTGTGCGCGGTCAAGGCGGTCGAGCGCGAGGTGCTCGCCGCGGCGGACAGCGGTTCGCGCGCCACGGCGTTCAAGGCGTTCGCGCTGCACCCGCTGGTCGACTCGGTGTCCGTGGCCCGCCGCCTGGTCGACGGCTACCGGCAGGCACACCCGGGCCTGGCCTATCTGACCTGA
- a CDS encoding thioesterase family protein — translation MTREIARRLAPHRQVVPPEWIDYNGHMSEGYYSLAFGFATDAMMDAVGLDAAYREATGCSLYTVEAHLRYLRDVAEGAHLAVRTRVLGVHGKKAHFTHELYVVDGAAADPAPDAAPVATTELLALHVDQKAGRAVPFPDAVRERVAEFVEAAPEWAGRAIAPGPGDPGATG, via the coding sequence GTGACCAGGGAAATCGCCCGCCGTCTCGCGCCCCACCGGCAGGTCGTGCCGCCGGAGTGGATCGACTACAACGGCCATATGAGCGAGGGCTACTACTCGCTGGCCTTCGGGTTCGCCACCGACGCCATGATGGACGCCGTCGGCCTCGACGCCGCGTACCGCGAGGCCACCGGCTGCTCCCTCTACACCGTCGAGGCCCATCTGCGGTACCTGCGCGACGTCGCCGAGGGCGCGCACCTCGCCGTGCGCACCCGGGTCCTCGGCGTGCACGGGAAGAAGGCGCACTTCACCCATGAGCTGTACGTCGTCGACGGCGCCGCGGCCGATCCGGCGCCGGACGCCGCGCCCGTCGCGACGACCGAACTGCTCGCACTGCACGTCGACCAGAAGGCGGGACGCGCGGTGCCGTTCCCGGACGCGGTCCGCGAGCGCGTCGCCGAGTTCGTGGAGGCGGCGCCGGAGTGGGCGGGCCGGGCGATCGCGCCCGGGCCGGGCGACCCGGGGGCCACGGGCTAG
- a CDS encoding 3-hydroxyacyl-CoA dehydrogenase NAD-binding domain-containing protein, whose product MTTTTPEEVRRVACVGAGVIGGGWVAHFLARGYDVTAWDPAPDAEPRLRRLVDAAWPALTRLGLADGASRDRLTVAASLEEAVADAQFVQESAPEKLELKRDLLARLDAAAPPGVVIASSTSGYPMTDMQTTAADPGRLVVGHPFNPPYLIPLVEVVGGERTTPEAVSWASRFYEVAGKSVITMKSEVPGFIANRLQEALWREALHMVANGEATVQEIDDSITEGPGLRWAFMGPMLTFALAGGEGGMAHMLDHFGPSLKSPWTRLEAPELDKELYDAVVAGCDEAAAGRTVADLVAERDRGVIDVLRATGRLPRQATADPTDPKGTL is encoded by the coding sequence ATGACCACGACCACTCCCGAAGAAGTACGCCGCGTCGCCTGCGTCGGTGCCGGTGTCATCGGCGGCGGCTGGGTCGCGCACTTCCTCGCGCGCGGCTATGACGTCACCGCCTGGGACCCCGCCCCGGACGCCGAGCCCCGCCTGCGCCGTCTCGTCGACGCCGCCTGGCCCGCGCTCACCCGGCTCGGCCTCGCCGACGGCGCGTCCCGGGACCGGCTCACCGTCGCCGCGAGCCTCGAAGAGGCCGTCGCCGACGCCCAGTTCGTCCAGGAGAGCGCCCCCGAGAAGCTGGAGCTCAAGCGCGACCTGCTGGCGCGCCTCGACGCCGCCGCGCCGCCCGGCGTCGTCATCGCCTCCTCCACCTCGGGCTATCCGATGACCGACATGCAGACCACGGCCGCCGACCCGGGCCGCCTCGTCGTCGGACACCCCTTCAACCCGCCCTACCTGATCCCGCTCGTCGAGGTCGTCGGCGGCGAGCGCACCACCCCGGAGGCCGTCTCCTGGGCGTCGCGCTTCTACGAGGTCGCCGGCAAGTCCGTCATCACCATGAAGAGCGAGGTGCCGGGCTTCATCGCCAACCGGCTCCAGGAAGCCCTGTGGCGCGAGGCGCTGCACATGGTCGCCAACGGCGAGGCCACCGTCCAGGAGATCGACGACTCCATCACCGAGGGCCCCGGCCTGCGCTGGGCGTTCATGGGCCCCATGCTCACCTTCGCGCTCGCGGGCGGCGAGGGCGGCATGGCCCATATGCTCGACCACTTCGGCCCGTCCCTGAAGTCCCCGTGGACACGGCTCGAAGCACCCGAGCTGGACAAGGAGCTGTACGACGCGGTGGTCGCCGGCTGCGACGAGGCCGCCGCCGGGCGCACCGTCGCCGACCTCGTCGCCGAGCGCGACCGGGGCGTCATCGACGTGCTGCGCGCGACGGGACGCCTCCCGCGCCAGGCCACCGCCGACCCGACCGATCCGAAGGGAACTCTGTGA
- a CDS encoding 3-keto-5-aminohexanoate cleavage protein: MPVNDNVIITCALTGAGDTVRKSPHVPVTPEQIARDAVAAAEAGAAVVHIHVRDPESGAPSRDPRLYREVVERVKETGTDVVINLTAGMGGDLVVDPDEPLKELGALPGTDLVGGLDRLPHVEDLLPDICTLDCGSLNFGDGSNLYVSTPDMLRQGAKRIQELGVRPELEIFDTGQLWFAKQLLAEGLLDDPTVFQLCMGIPWGAPADPGVLQSMVNMLPEGAQWASFAIGRMQMPWVAQSILLGGQVRVGLEDNLYLGKGNKATNAQLVERAVRITENLGSRVATPDEARQKLGLKPRR; encoded by the coding sequence ATGCCCGTGAACGACAACGTCATCATCACCTGCGCCCTCACCGGCGCGGGCGACACCGTCCGCAAGAGCCCGCACGTGCCCGTCACACCCGAGCAGATAGCCCGCGACGCGGTGGCCGCCGCCGAGGCCGGTGCCGCCGTCGTGCACATCCACGTCCGCGACCCGGAGAGCGGCGCGCCGTCGCGCGACCCCCGCCTCTACCGCGAGGTCGTCGAGCGCGTGAAGGAGACCGGCACCGACGTCGTCATCAATCTGACGGCGGGCATGGGCGGTGACCTGGTCGTCGACCCGGACGAGCCGCTGAAGGAACTCGGCGCGCTCCCCGGCACCGACCTCGTCGGCGGCCTCGACCGGCTCCCGCACGTCGAGGACCTGCTCCCCGACATCTGCACCCTCGACTGCGGCTCCCTCAACTTCGGCGACGGCTCCAACCTCTACGTCTCCACCCCCGACATGCTCCGGCAGGGCGCCAAGCGCATCCAGGAGTTGGGCGTACGGCCCGAGTTGGAGATCTTCGACACCGGGCAACTGTGGTTCGCCAAGCAGCTCCTGGCCGAGGGCCTGCTCGACGACCCCACCGTCTTCCAGCTGTGCATGGGCATCCCCTGGGGCGCGCCCGCCGACCCCGGCGTGCTCCAGTCGATGGTCAACATGCTGCCCGAGGGCGCTCAGTGGGCCAGCTTCGCGATCGGGCGCATGCAGATGCCGTGGGTCGCGCAGTCCATCCTGCTCGGCGGGCAGGTCCGCGTCGGCCTCGAGGACAACCTGTACCTGGGCAAGGGCAACAAGGCGACCAACGCCCAGCTGGTCGAGCGCGCCGTCCGGATCACCGAGAACCTCGGCTCGCGCGTCGCCACGCCCGACGAGGCCCGGCAGAAGCTCGGCCTGAAGCCACGCCGCTAG
- a CDS encoding TetR/AcrR family transcriptional regulator — MEQDPDVPTRVREVIAAAGVTQREFARRIVMDPSKLSRSLGGTRRFTAAELARIADTADVDAAWLLGTRGGADPAAARPAAPRGRRAATPPEGRPLQIIRETVRLIADHGFHAVRVQDIAKACETSTAAIHYHFPGRDDLLEAAVRWCMDEDTARRAARIAEAADAADELRQLIELQTPRTAQQRDQWSVWLDLWAEAARSTVVGRLHTEYYRQWRATVADVVRRGVAQGAFRPVDPEAAALHLTALIDGLATQVLAGTPEGPGTRPDDMHAALLAHVDAALAAR; from the coding sequence ATGGAGCAAGACCCCGACGTCCCCACCCGTGTCCGTGAGGTCATCGCCGCGGCGGGCGTGACCCAGCGCGAGTTCGCGCGGCGGATCGTCATGGACCCGTCGAAGCTGTCGCGCTCCTTGGGCGGCACCCGGCGCTTCACCGCGGCGGAGCTCGCCCGGATCGCGGACACCGCCGACGTCGACGCCGCCTGGCTGCTCGGCACCCGCGGCGGCGCCGACCCGGCGGCTGCCCGCCCCGCCGCCCCGCGCGGACGGCGGGCCGCGACGCCGCCCGAGGGGCGGCCGCTGCAGATCATCCGCGAGACCGTCCGCCTCATCGCCGACCACGGCTTCCACGCCGTCCGCGTCCAGGACATCGCCAAGGCCTGCGAGACCAGCACGGCTGCCATTCACTACCACTTCCCGGGCCGCGACGACCTCCTGGAGGCGGCCGTGCGCTGGTGCATGGACGAGGACACCGCCCGCAGGGCCGCGCGCATCGCCGAAGCGGCCGACGCCGCCGACGAACTGCGCCAGCTCATCGAGCTCCAGACCCCGCGCACCGCCCAGCAGCGCGACCAGTGGAGTGTCTGGCTCGACCTGTGGGCCGAGGCGGCCCGCTCCACCGTCGTCGGCCGCCTGCACACCGAGTACTACCGGCAGTGGCGCGCCACCGTCGCCGACGTAGTCCGGCGCGGCGTAGCCCAGGGCGCGTTCAGGCCCGTGGACCCCGAAGCGGCCGCCCTGCACCTGACCGCCCTGATCGACGGCCTCGCCACCCAGGTCCTCGCCGGCACCCCGGAAGGACCCGGCACCCGCCCCGACGACATGCACGCGGCCCTGCTCGCCCACGTCGACGCCGCGCTCGCCGCGCGCTGA